In the genome of Flavobacterium panacagri, one region contains:
- a CDS encoding NAD(P)-dependent alcohol dehydrogenase: MKAVRYFGHKDVRVVNDLEKPVPKGDEVLLKIGGAGVCHSDLHIIDEGTVGNLTFTLGHENAGWIEEVGDTVKDYKKGDAVLVYGPWGCGHCKPCQQSKENYCDHQSELGYGGGLGLNGGMAEYMLVPSSRLLVPIFDLDPVIAAPLTDAALTPYSAIKRSLPKLMPDEFVVVIGVGGLGHVAIQILRETSGAAIIACDVTEEKLAFAKELGAAYTVNSKDADAAEQILKITGLKKAKVILDFVGATPTIELGTKIVGMDGDLTIVGLGGGYYQYSMNGLPFGVTMTNPYWGSRTELMEVVGLARQQKIHIEIEKFDLDQANEVYDKMRHGQIKGRAVLVP; this comes from the coding sequence ATGAAAGCAGTACGTTATTTTGGACATAAAGATGTAAGAGTGGTAAATGATTTAGAAAAACCTGTTCCTAAAGGCGATGAGGTTTTATTAAAAATTGGAGGAGCAGGAGTATGCCATTCTGATCTGCATATTATTGATGAAGGAACTGTTGGAAATCTTACATTTACGCTTGGACATGAAAATGCCGGTTGGATTGAAGAGGTCGGAGACACTGTAAAAGATTATAAAAAAGGAGATGCAGTATTGGTTTACGGACCATGGGGCTGTGGACATTGTAAGCCTTGCCAGCAGTCAAAAGAAAATTACTGCGATCATCAAAGTGAATTAGGTTACGGAGGAGGATTAGGACTTAATGGCGGTATGGCCGAATATATGCTTGTGCCATCTTCACGATTATTAGTACCTATTTTTGATCTAGATCCTGTAATTGCCGCGCCATTAACAGATGCAGCACTAACGCCATATTCAGCTATAAAAAGATCGCTTCCTAAACTTATGCCTGATGAATTTGTAGTTGTGATTGGAGTAGGCGGACTGGGACACGTTGCAATCCAGATTTTAAGAGAAACTTCTGGCGCTGCAATTATTGCTTGTGATGTAACTGAAGAAAAATTGGCATTTGCCAAAGAATTAGGAGCCGCATATACTGTAAATTCTAAAGATGCGGATGCTGCAGAACAAATTTTAAAAATTACTGGATTAAAAAAAGCTAAAGTAATTTTAGATTTTGTGGGAGCAACACCTACAATAGAATTGGGAACTAAGATTGTCGGAATGGATGGTGATCTTACCATAGTTGGTCTTGGAGGAGGATATTACCAATATAGCATGAATGGTCTTCCTTTTGGTGTTACTATGACTAATCCGTATTGGGGATCTCGTACAGAATTAATGGAGGTTGTAGGATTGGCAAGACAGCAAAAAATACATATCGAAATCGAAAAATTTGACTTAGATCAGGCTAATGAAGTTTACGATAAAATGCGTCACGGACAAATTAAAGGGCGTGCTGTATTAGTTCCTTAA
- a CDS encoding DUF3108 domain-containing protein, translating into MKLYPFIFALMLLPFMAFCQKAIAPGNKDINTKYIKPEKSLYTVYYVKGKEWKNMGALTYDITLANNQLTLNNTFTPKDNGQPTPRISTADALTLKAISYSDETKNAKLNLNFGETITGNFYSKKTKKDKKLKHNPKEEFFDFNWTDHLIGTLPLDVGYKARFPQFYYNDGSNVLVEYYTIKEVKSFIYNSPRTGKHETWLVTVLEESTNATYNYIIDKKDRRLWQREMSMANGMWEITVNEELDYQPIKNKFDKEAVARQISGGNSVIIGTAYARSDSGKRLGGLVNTAKKQYAPRGTEITLFPSSAYYEEWVEVNKKIRKQKKMPEVPLDSDFGYSIKKSKVYDDQGHFEFADLMPGTYVVMVSFDFSNSYNYSYVSGYTNYYNYYGYQGSTTNYGTARQSYTDKANIEKRVSIDKDGEKKEINLKEI; encoded by the coding sequence ATGAAATTATATCCCTTTATTTTTGCACTGATGCTGCTTCCATTTATGGCGTTCTGTCAAAAAGCAATAGCACCAGGCAATAAAGATATCAATACCAAGTATATCAAACCAGAGAAGTCACTTTATACCGTATATTACGTTAAAGGTAAAGAATGGAAAAATATGGGAGCATTGACTTATGATATTACATTGGCAAATAATCAATTAACCCTGAATAATACTTTTACTCCAAAAGATAATGGACAGCCAACCCCACGAATTAGTACAGCAGATGCGCTAACACTTAAAGCGATTAGCTACTCTGATGAAACCAAGAATGCAAAGCTAAATCTTAATTTTGGGGAAACCATCACGGGTAATTTTTATTCAAAGAAAACCAAAAAGGATAAAAAACTTAAACACAATCCTAAAGAAGAATTCTTTGACTTTAACTGGACAGATCACTTAATTGGGACACTGCCATTGGATGTAGGTTATAAAGCCCGTTTTCCTCAATTCTATTATAATGATGGATCCAATGTATTGGTTGAATATTATACCATCAAAGAAGTAAAAAGTTTCATCTATAACTCTCCTAGAACTGGCAAGCATGAAACATGGCTGGTTACGGTTTTGGAAGAAAGCACCAATGCCACTTATAATTATATTATAGACAAAAAAGACCGCCGTCTGTGGCAGCGCGAAATGTCTATGGCAAACGGAATGTGGGAAATTACGGTTAACGAAGAACTAGATTATCAGCCTATTAAAAATAAATTTGATAAAGAAGCAGTGGCTAGACAAATCTCTGGCGGTAATAGTGTTATAATTGGTACGGCTTACGCAAGATCAGACTCTGGTAAGAGATTGGGAGGTTTAGTGAATACCGCTAAGAAACAATATGCTCCAAGAGGTACAGAGATTACACTTTTTCCAAGTTCAGCTTATTATGAAGAATGGGTAGAAGTCAACAAAAAAATCCGTAAGCAGAAAAAAATGCCAGAAGTTCCTTTGGATAGCGATTTTGGATATTCTATCAAAAAATCCAAAGTGTATGACGATCAGGGACATTTTGAGTTTGCAGATTTAATGCCAGGAACTTATGTTGTTATGGTAAGCTTTGACTTTTCTAATTCTTATAACTATTCCTATGTATCAGGTTATACCAATTATTATAATTATTATGGTTATCAAGGTTCTACAACAAATTATGGTACTGCAAGACAATCCTACACCGACAAAGCCAATATTGAAAAGCGTGTAAGCATTGATAAAGATGGCGAGAAAAAGGAGATTAATTTAAAAGAGATATAA
- a CDS encoding helix-turn-helix domain-containing protein, translating into MPQKEQMNLDFYQPKNEILKKYIEGYYFISKDKNSGSVQYFTFPNNFCILTTNEDIDVEIQNNEVIIKSSPDKNSMTCVVSRYTKPIKIHYKELINEVTIYFKPLGISQFLADSKSIFLESTILDFTFMPDFNAKMIEIFNLTKDKQSQELENYLLSKLQIKDFSLIEKIVEAIESDEKIEEIALKHQISRQYLNKLFTKHIGKSPSEYRKIHRFRNSILKQKQSKNFSELSQYDFYDQSHFIRNFKDLTNRNPQIFFKNIDTEKENIWLFV; encoded by the coding sequence TTGCCTCAAAAAGAACAAATGAATCTGGATTTTTATCAGCCGAAAAACGAAATTTTAAAAAAATATATTGAAGGATACTACTTTATTTCAAAAGATAAAAATTCGGGTTCTGTACAATATTTCACTTTCCCTAATAATTTTTGCATTTTAACCACCAATGAAGATATAGATGTTGAAATACAAAATAACGAAGTCATCATAAAGTCATCGCCTGATAAAAATAGTATGACCTGTGTAGTTTCTCGTTATACCAAACCTATTAAAATTCATTACAAAGAGCTCATAAATGAAGTGACGATTTACTTTAAACCATTAGGAATTAGTCAGTTTTTAGCCGATTCAAAAAGTATTTTTTTAGAAAGTACCATTTTGGATTTTACTTTTATGCCTGACTTTAATGCTAAAATGATTGAAATTTTCAATTTAACTAAAGACAAACAAAGCCAAGAACTTGAAAATTATTTGCTTTCTAAATTACAAATCAAAGACTTTTCTTTAATTGAAAAAATAGTTGAAGCAATAGAAAGTGATGAAAAGATTGAAGAAATCGCTCTTAAACATCAAATAAGCAGGCAATATTTGAATAAGCTTTTCACAAAACATATTGGCAAATCACCTTCAGAGTACCGAAAAATTCATCGCTTTAGAAACTCAATCCTTAAGCAGAAGCAGAGTAAGAATTTTTCTGAGTTATCTCAGTACGATTTTTATGATCAATCTCATTTTATTCGAAACTTTAAAGATCTCACAAACAGGAATCCACAAATCTTTTTTAAAAATATAGATACAGAGAAAGAAAATATCTGGCTTTTTGTCTAA
- a CDS encoding SDR family NAD(P)-dependent oxidoreductase, giving the protein MEDIHTHSSSLKGKIVVITGASRGVGRAAAEAFAREGCNLVITARGKKGIDEVVDYCRALNVKAVGIPADMSIAEDVEKVAAGALAIGGRIDIWVNNAGVMASGKFEEIPLEVHQQVIKTNLFGYMHGAYNAIKIFKEQDEGILINNISIGGFMPAPYSAVYSASKFGIRGMMECLQGEISNRRHIHICNLYPQLQNSTGNLHSAKYSGFDMTIPFIASDPRDTAAKIVELAKNPQKELFPDFKSAAITNTYKLLPKIITNAASAVVRTKMKFNEEKVNNPGNVLSKSKEPLRVYGNPSSKAVSDVKLALFAGIGISLGLFLFSKK; this is encoded by the coding sequence ATGGAAGATATACATACACATAGCAGCAGCCTCAAAGGAAAAATAGTCGTTATAACTGGTGCCAGCAGGGGTGTTGGCCGTGCGGCCGCAGAAGCATTTGCACGTGAAGGCTGTAATTTGGTGATTACAGCAAGAGGAAAAAAAGGTATTGATGAAGTAGTAGATTATTGCCGCGCTCTAAATGTTAAGGCTGTTGGTATTCCTGCAGACATGTCAATTGCAGAAGATGTAGAAAAAGTAGCCGCTGGAGCTCTGGCAATTGGAGGAAGAATCGATATCTGGGTTAACAATGCAGGCGTTATGGCCAGTGGAAAATTTGAGGAGATTCCTCTAGAAGTTCATCAGCAGGTTATTAAAACCAATTTGTTTGGCTATATGCATGGAGCTTATAATGCAATTAAAATTTTTAAGGAACAAGATGAAGGAATTTTGATCAATAATATATCCATTGGAGGATTTATGCCTGCTCCTTACAGTGCAGTCTATTCCGCATCCAAATTCGGAATCAGGGGTATGATGGAATGCTTGCAGGGAGAAATATCAAATCGAAGACATATTCATATCTGCAATCTTTATCCTCAATTGCAAAACTCTACTGGTAATCTGCATTCAGCCAAATATTCCGGATTTGATATGACAATACCTTTTATCGCATCCGATCCTCGTGATACGGCTGCTAAAATAGTTGAACTGGCAAAAAATCCTCAAAAAGAATTGTTCCCCGATTTTAAATCAGCAGCAATCACCAATACTTACAAATTACTTCCAAAGATAATCACGAACGCAGCATCAGCAGTTGTGCGTACCAAAATGAAATTCAATGAAGAAAAAGTGAACAATCCTGGAAATGTTTTATCTAAATCAAAAGAACCTCTTCGAGTTTACGGAAATCCGTCTTCCAAAGCAGTATCAGATGTTAAGCTAGCATTATTTGCTGGAATTGGAATAAGTTTAGGGCTGTTTTTATTTAGCAAAAAATAG
- a CDS encoding DUF4440 domain-containing protein codes for METQIIELEKKYWQGMENHDYETVKNLTYFPCIVAGKNGVHNVDETTFKKMFESGDGNKIKVLGFSDFNSQALTETTVVTAYIIELEDSKQKKMMKCACTSTWVKQNNEWVCALHTEAELTEQ; via the coding sequence ATGGAAACGCAGATAATTGAACTTGAAAAAAAATACTGGCAGGGAATGGAAAATCATGACTATGAAACAGTAAAAAATCTTACTTATTTTCCTTGTATTGTAGCTGGCAAAAACGGTGTACATAACGTAGATGAAACTACATTTAAAAAAATGTTTGAATCGGGAGATGGAAACAAAATAAAAGTATTAGGTTTTTCGGATTTTAACTCACAAGCCTTAACAGAAACTACCGTTGTAACAGCTTACATAATAGAGTTGGAAGATAGTAAACAAAAGAAAATGATGAAATGTGCCTGCACTTCTACATGGGTAAAACAAAATAATGAATGGGTTTGTGCTTTGCATACTGAAGCCGAATTAACTGAGCAATAA
- a CDS encoding PRC-barrel domain-containing protein, producing the protein MGNKDKNLYRLDELSDYKVASNYSDVTGWKIVDADNRTIGKIDNLWVNKDMQRVVYLDVNVDKALIEDSKKEVHDAIEYDNGKEFMYTEGDTHIIIPIGSVSINKDTKIVMANGIGYDTFRKTSRYNRLHNFDRDYERNVLRSYYPADESGFNSDSDDDTFYNRREFDGR; encoded by the coding sequence ATGGGAAATAAAGATAAAAACTTATATCGATTAGATGAACTTTCAGATTATAAAGTAGCTTCAAACTATTCTGATGTTACAGGATGGAAGATAGTAGATGCAGACAACCGCACTATTGGCAAAATTGATAATCTATGGGTGAATAAAGACATGCAACGTGTTGTTTATCTAGACGTAAATGTTGATAAAGCATTAATTGAAGATAGTAAAAAAGAAGTGCATGATGCTATTGAATATGATAACGGAAAGGAATTTATGTATACGGAGGGAGACACTCATATTATAATTCCAATTGGATCAGTGAGCATAAATAAAGACACTAAAATTGTCATGGCAAATGGCATAGGATATGACACTTTTAGAAAAACAAGTAGATACAACAGACTGCATAATTTTGACAGGGATTATGAACGAAATGTTTTAAGATCGTATTATCCTGCAGATGAGTCTGGTTTTAATTCTGATAGTGATGATGATACTTTTTACAATCGAAGGGAATTTGATGGAAGATAA
- a CDS encoding response regulator produces the protein MKYRNILLVDDDTDDAEIFVTALRTINNKIKYSVENNALEALKKLQNSKLSPDMIFLDYHMPYLDGTEFLKLLRSVKELEKIPVVLYSGHSGTLLKEAVDKFKKVQFLKKHENFRKLTELLNDIITLETSTKK, from the coding sequence ATGAAATACAGAAATATTTTATTAGTAGACGATGATACTGACGATGCAGAAATCTTTGTAACCGCCTTACGCACAATTAATAACAAGATAAAATATTCAGTTGAAAACAATGCTTTGGAGGCTCTTAAAAAGTTGCAGAATTCAAAGTTATCTCCTGATATGATCTTTCTTGATTATCATATGCCGTATCTGGACGGAACGGAGTTTCTTAAATTGCTCCGCAGTGTAAAAGAACTAGAAAAGATTCCAGTTGTACTTTATTCGGGTCACTCAGGAACTTTGCTGAAAGAGGCTGTAGATAAATTCAAAAAAGTACAGTTTTTGAAAAAGCATGAGAATTTTAGAAAACTTACAGAACTTTTAAATGACATAATTACATTAGAAACATCAACAAAAAAATAA